ATCTGACTCTGAATCACCTGGAAGCCGGTATCAAACGGGTCCTGCCACGGATCCCAGAAGGCCATAATCCGCTTACGTCGATACTCCTCCTGCATGATAAAGTAGACCAGAGTCGGCATGGCGACAATGACACTGGAAACCAGATAACGCCAACGCGTTCCGGCCACCAGCAGCATACTGCCGGTAACAGCGGCCATCGTTGCCGAGCCCCCCAGATCGCGCTGGGCCAGCATCAGGCTGATCAGCATCAACAACACCACCATATACGGCACGAATCCGTAGCGAAAGTCTTTGAGACGATCCTCTTTTTTCGTCGCCGAGTGGGCGAGATAAAAAATCAACGCCAGTTTCGCGGCTTCCGACGGTTGAAAACTGAATCCGGGCATGCGAATCCAGCGGTAGGCGCCCCCCGCTTTGGCACCAATGCCGGGAATAAATACCGCCGCCATCAACAGGGTGCAGACCAGCAGCATCGGAATAGCCAATTTGCGCCACCAGTGGTAATCGATCCGCATGGTCACGGCCAGAGCCGCAAACCCCAACAGGGCAAACACACCCTGTCGCTTGAGAAAATAGAAGCCGTCGTCATGAACCTTCAACGCCATCATCGACGAAGCGGAGTAGACCATCATCACACCAAAGCACGCCAGTGCTACGGTGAGAATCAGAATCGTATTGTCATACTCGCGTTTCATCATACTGACGCTTTCTCTGACAGAGCCATGACGGCCTCAACAAAGCGATCTCCCCGATCCTCGAAGCTTTTAAACATATCAAAACTGGAGCAGCCCGGCGACAGCACGACCTGTCCCGGTGACGGTGTCACGCTATGGGCGATGTCAACCGCCTGGTGCATGGAATCCGCCCGATAGACCGGACACAGGTCACCCCAGGCCTGTTCCATCAGATCTGCGGCCTGGCCAATCAAGACCAGAGCGGTCACCCGCCCTTGCAACGCCGGACGAATATCGCGATAATCACCGCCTTTGTCTTTACCACCGGCGATCAGTGTTACCGGTGCCTGTAAACCACCGACACTTTTCTCAACACTGCCGAGATTGGTCCCTTTTGAATCGTTATACCAGCGCACGCCGTCCAGGGTGCGAACCAGCACCATACGATGCGGCAGTCCACTGAACCGACAGGCCGCTTGCCAAGCCAGTTTCGCATCACAGCCTTCAAGAAGGACCGGCACCAGTGCGGCCATGACATTCTCGATATTGTGCAAACCCTGCAGCTGAAGTTCATTGCTGTCAAAGTGGAGCTCTTCGTTGCCGTTTCGCCAGTGAATCGTCCCCTGCTGGAAACTGACCCCCTGCGTCAACACGTGTTGTGAGGAGAAGAGGACGCTTTGACTGGCAATGGCCGAAGCCATCGCCGCCACTTCGATATCTTCGCCATTAAGCACCGCGACATCATCTGCCGTCTGATTGCTAAAAATGGCCTGCTTTGCCGTCACATAGGCCGCCATGTCCGGATAGCGATCAAGATGATCGACCGAAACATTGAGCAACAAGGCGTAATGCGCATGAAAGCGCTCTACGGCTTCCAACTGAAACGAGGACAATTCAACGACAATATAATCCAATGGCAGCCCGGCAGCCTCAATCAGCGGAATGCCGATATTGCCACCGACAAACACCCTTTTGCCGCAGCCGCGCAGCATCGCACCAATCAGCTCAGTCGTCGTTGATTTGCCGTTGGTCCCGGTGATGGCAATAATGGGTGCCGACAGCTGCCGATACGCGTATTCAACCTCGCCCCAGACCGGTGTCCCACGCTCTATCGCCGCGGCCAGAACCGGCACCGTCAACGGCACACCGGGGCTGACCACAATCAGGTCGGCGTCAAGAAACAGCTTGTCGGTATGGCCGCCGAAATCCCGTTGTACCCGAGGATCCAGATTTTCCAGACCACGAATCAGCTCGGAGGCACGATGATCACTCAGGACCACATGTGCACCTTCGTCAATCGCATGACGACAAACAGCGAGTCCACTGAGTCCGGCTCCGACAACGACAATGTTTTTTCCGGCGAGAGTTGTCATACTATCTCAGCTTCAGCGTCGATAAGGCCACAAGAGCCAGCAGAATACTGATAATCCAGAAGCGCACGATAATTTTGGGTTCCGGCCAGCCCTTCAACTCAAAATGATGATGGATCGGCGCCATACGGAACACCCGTCGCCCCAGCAGTCGGAACGACATTACCTGCACAATCACCGACAACGCTTCAACGACAAAAATGCCGCCAACGATAACCAGCACCAGCTCCTGCTTGACGATAATGGCAATGATTCCCAATGCGCCACCGAGCGATAAACTGCCGACATCGCCCATAAACACCTGGGCCGGGTAGGTATTGAACCACAAAAAGCCCAATCCGGCACCGACCATGGCACCGCACATAATCGACAGTTCACCGGCCCCGGGAACGCCCCCGATCTGCAGGTAGGCGGACAATTTGGCATTACCGGCCAGATAGGCAAACAGCAGATAAGCGCTTGAGGCACTGATCATCGGCCCGATGGCCAGACCATCCAATCCGTCGGTGAGGTTGACGGCATTACCACTGCCGACGACAACGAGCAGGATCAACGGAATGTAGAACAGCCCGATATCGGGCTGAAACCCTTTGAAGAACGGCACGGTCAGAACCGGTTGAAACGGCGTCACCGTAAACAACAGATAACCAGCCAATCCGGCCACAAGAATCTGGCCGAGCATCTTATGTCGGGCCGAAAGACCATCGCTGCTCTTGAGCTTGACCTTCTTGTAATCGTCAATAAAGCCGATGGCACCATAACCGACCGTCACCAACAGCGCCACCCACACATAGCCGTTACGCAGGTCCGCCCACAGCAGGGTCGGCAGCACAATGGCAATCAGAATCAGGGTGCCACCCATGGTCGGTGTACCCTCTTTTTTGAAGTGGGATTCGGGGCCGACTTTACGGATCGTCTGACCAATCTGCAGCGAGCTCAAGCGCTCGATCACCCAGGGTCCCAACATGAACGACAGCACCAGCGCTGTAATCGTTGCATAGATGGTTCGAAAGGTAATGAATCGGAACACATAAAGTGCTGAAAAATCACTGTGCAACGGATAAAGCAGATGGTACAGCATGGTGCCTCCTGACAGGGCCTCCCGCCCGACAGTTAATGTGCTTTGTGTGTCTCGTCCTGGGCCAGAAGCGCGTGGACCACTTTTTCCATACGCATCCCTCGCGAACCTTTGACCAGAACACAATCGTCTTCACAAATCAGTTGCTTCAAACGGACAACAATATCGTCATGGCTTGAGCAGATCTCGCCCTGCCCACCTTCTTCTCTCAGGCCTTTGATCACCGCCGCAGCCCAGGTTCCGTAACACAGGACCAAGTCGGCACGTTGCGCTGCCAAACGCCCTAACGCTTCATGGCAACTCTGCGCGACCTCACCCAACTCCAGCATATCGCCAAGAACGGCAATTTTTTTCCCTTGGGCAGGCCAGTCGCCGAGCACGTTCAATGCCGCACGCATCGATTGAGGATTCGCATTATAGCTGTCATCAAGAACGGTGTTCCTTTGGGGAAGACCCCGCACTTCCAGACGACCGGCAGCCATTTTGACGCAGCTCAGACCGACGGCGATTTCTTCGGGGCTACAGCCAACGGCGGAAGCCGCCGCTGCGGCAGCCAGGGCATTATAGACTTGATGGCGTCCGGGTAAAGGGATTTCCACCGAAACTGTTTTTTCACCAATATGCAGATCAAAGCAGGCATTCTGGCCACTGTTGATTGAAGAGGCACGGACAAACGCTTCACCCTCAAGTGAAAAATCGATTACGCGTACCCCTTCAGCAATCGGCAATGCGCAGATCAGATCATCATCACGGTTGACAATGGCCGTGGCCCCCTTTTTCAATCCGGCAAACAACTCCCCTTTGGCTTGAGCAACGCCCTGAATATCGCCAACTCCAGCCAGATGTCCGGCACCGACATTGGTGATCAGGGCGACATCCGGTTCAGCAATTTGCGCCAAACGGGCGATTTCGCCATGCTGGCTCATGCCCAACTCAAGAACCATCCAACGATGGTCCTCTTCCAAACGTGCCAGTGTCAGAGGAAGACCGATCAGATTATTGAAGTTCCCTTCAGTCTTCAAGCCCTGGCTGCGCTGTGCCAGAATGGATGCCAGCATTTCTTTGGTGGACGTTTTACCGGTTGTCCCGGTAATCGCGAGCACCGGACCATCAAAACCCCGGCGGAGATGATGGGCCAACTCACCAAGAGCCCGCAACGTATCATCGACCTGGATCACCGGAACCGGGAGCCCTCCGACCACTTCCTCACTCAAGCAGGCGGCGGCACCGTGCTCAACGGCCTGGCGCAAATAGTCGTGACCATCGTAATTTGGCCCTTTGAGCGGCACAAACAGATCACCGGACTGCAAAGTACGACTGTCTGTCGATAGACCATGAATCTCGGGATCGGTTGGCGCGGCAAGACGACGTCCACCGACAATGTCGGCAACCTGTTCACTGGTCAGATTCATGGCCGCTCTCCCGTTGGGCACGTTGCGCAAGAGCAAAGCGTACCTGCTCTCGATCGTCAAAATGAACTTTTTCTGTGCCGATGATCTGATAATCTTCATGCCCTTTACCGGCAATCAGCAACAGATCTCCCGGCTGCAATTGATCGACGGCATAACGGATGGCTTCTCGGCGATCCTCGATGACGATATAGCCCTTGTCCTCCGCATGCGGATTCTCATCAGGACCAAGCTGCTGGCAGATTCGCTCAATCCCGACGCGGATATCTTCAATGATTTTTTGTGGATTTTCGGTCCGGGGATTGTCTGAGGTGACAATAGTCAGGCAAGAATAACGCCCCGCCACCTCTCCCATGGCCGGTCGTTTCAGGCTGTCGCGGTCACCCCCACAACCGAATACGGTGATGATCCGTTGCGGACTCAGTGCGGTCATGGCTTCGAGCGCTTTGGCCAACGCATCACCGGTGTGGGCGTAGTCAACAACAATTAAAGCCCCCAGGTCGTTTTCAACCGGTTCCAGACGACCGGGAACCGGTCGGGCAACCGTCAACCCCTGCTCGATCACATCCAGCGGCAGTTTGAGCGCCAATCCGGCACCGACGGCGCACAACAGGTTCTCAAGATTAAATGGGCCGACGAGTGGCGAGCGGACCGTCATGCTCCCTTGAGGGGTCTCCAGCGTTGCAATGGTACCCTGCATGGTCTGCTCGACATCACAGACCCGCACATCAGCACCGCGATGCATGCCGACACTTAGTGGTTCATTGAGCTCACGCACCAATTTGGCACCATAGGGGTCATCGCTATTGACCACAGCGGTAAACTCCCCATAGATCTCCGGCTCTTTAAACAGGCGGGTCTTGGCGGCAAAATAGCTTTCCATGTTTTTGTGATAATCAAGATGTTCCGGCGTCAGGTTGGTAAAGATCCCGACATTAAACGTTAACCCGACGACTCGGCTCTGCATCAGAGCATGAGAGGACACTTCGATCACCAGGGCATCGGCTCCTCGGGCTTTGAAATCGGCCAGAATTCTCTGCAGATCCAGCGACTCAGGAGTGGTGTGTTCGGCCTCGACCGCATCATCCCCCATGCGATTACTGATCGTTCCGACTACGGCCGGAGTATAGCCGGCCTGTTTAAGAATCGATTCCAACAGATAGGTCATGGTGGTCTTCCCATTGGTTCCGGTGACACCAACGACCAGCATATCCTGGGCAGGATAATTGTAATAACTTGCCGCGCAGCGCGCCATGGCATAACGGCTATCCTCAACCACGACCTGCACGATGTCTTCAGGGAGATCCTGAAGCTCCTCGACGACAACGGCGACGGCACCGCGGGTGATCGCCTCTTTGACATAGTCGTGCCCGTCAACCAGGACACCCCGCAATGCAAAAAACAACGTGTCGGCCTGGACACGTCGTGAATCATAAGCCAGATGGGTAATATCTATGTCCGCAGACAGGTTCCCCGGTGACGCAACATCAGCAATGACTTGCGACAACTTCATTGACCGCCCTCCTGCTCTGGAGATTGCAAATGCACCCAGGTGGCCCCTTTTGCTGTGATGGCCGCTCCGGGAGGAGGCGACTGGCTGACGACACGCCCTTCGCCGATAATTTTGATATTTAATCCGCTGTTTTCCATTAATTCAAGAATCTGTCTTGCGGTCAGCCCTCGGCAATCAGGCATCGCCTTGACACCGACTTCACGGTCGACTTGCTCAGAGAGAAAAACCGGCACATGAGGGACCTCTATGGGCACCTCGGCCTGCACCGTGGCCTCATTGCCGACAACAGGCTGTGTGGTCGGAACATGGAGATAGCGCAATGCCTGCTCAACAATCCTCGAAAAAACCGGAGCGGCCAGCAATCCACCATAGGCTTTTCCTTGTGGCTCATCCAAGGTCACCAGGACCACAATCTGTGGGTCTTTAGCCGGAGCAAAGCCAATGAATGAAGACACCCGCTTGTCCACCGAGTACGTCCCCGTCACTGGATCGACCTTTTGCGCGGTTCCGGTCTTGCCACCGACTTCAAATCCTGGCACCTGTGCGCGAGAACCTGTGCCATCAGGTTCAGTGACCGACATCATCATCTTGCGCAACGCCAACGACACATCACGGCTGACCACCCGGCGTACAACCGTTGGATGCCGTTCTTCCGTGACTTCATTGCGCTCATCCTGAATGCGCCGAACCAGATAAGGCCGCATCAGTTCACCGCCGTTGACCAATGCACTTGTGGCAGTAACCAACTGCAATGCCGTGGCCGTAAGACCCTGGCCAAACGAAATGGCCGCAAGGTCAATTTCAAACCACCGTTGAGGCGGGCGCAGAATGCCACTGCCTTCGCCGTCAAAGTCTATCCCGGTTTTATCACCAAAACCGAATGCTCGCAGATAGGTATAGAACGTGTCTTTCCCCAAATGCTGAGCAATTTTGGCACAACCGATATTGGAGCTGTATTTGAGAACATCATTAACCGTCAGCCGCCCCATAGGCCGATGATCGTGAATGATCTTGCCGCCAACCTTATAGCTGCCGTGGCCGCAATCAATGGTCTCCTTCGTTGAAATCAGACCCGTATCCAGCGCGGCGGCCAACAAAAACAATTTAAACGTCGAGCCGGGTTCATAGGTATCACAGACAACCCGATTTCGCCGCTGAAAGGCCTTTGAATGCCGAAATCGGTTCGGATCGTAGTCCGGCACGCTTGCCATGGCGAGAATTTCTCCGCTGAACGGATCCATCATGACCGCGCTTCCCGCCCGCGCCTCCGCCTCTTTAACCGCTGCCAAGAGTTCTTTTTCGACAATGAACTGCAACTGGGTATCAATGGTCAGATAAAGATCCTTACCCTGGCGTCCTTTAAAAATTTGCTCGCTACTGCCGATTCCACGGCGACCACCATCGGCCTGGATGGTCAGATAGCTGCCATCTCCGGCAACCAGGCCATTATAGCGGCGCTCAATGCCTTCAAGCCCTTCGTTATCGGCACCGGAAAACCCGAGAACCTGCCCGGCAACTCGCCCTTGGGGATAGGAGCGAACATGTTCTTTTATGGTGTGGACACCCGGCAAATCAACCGTCTCCAGCAATCGGCTTTCTTTTGCCGAAATCCGCCGTTTGATCCAGATAAACTTTTTATCCCGTTCCAGTTTCTGTCGAATCGTCACCGGAGTGATCGACAGGATCGCGCCGAGTTTTTCGGCAATCGTGTCATAGGACTCAACGGTTTCGTCGGGATCAGGATTTTTTTCCAACCGTTCGCGCTGCTCTTTGAGCAGCGTTTTGGCTTCGGTCGGATTCACATAGACGGAATCAGCTTCCAGACTGATTGCCAGAGGTCCGCCATTGCGGTCATAGATTGCACCACGTTGAGGCGTGAGAGAGATGGTTTTTGTATGTTGACTGGAGGCGCGCTTCTGCCACTCCTCTGCCGTCCATACCTGCAGATAGAAGGCACGCCCCAGCAGCATCAAATAGACTGCGACAAAACAGCCGCCCACCAGCAGAATACGGCGGCGAACCGCTTTGGCCTCCTGGTGTGGATGTGCTGATTTACGTCGGGGAGCTTTATCAGATAGAGAGCGTTTCCGTGAACTCAACGCGCTTTTCCCGCTGGTCGACGTCCGGTGAGGACGATGCGTTGACGGACTTCTCCATTCCGATCTGATTCCCCTGCACCTGAAGATACATGGGCTCCTGAGCTGTCGTCGAAACGTTGTAAACAAAAGCGGCGGCCATAATCAGCACGGAAACAGCGGCAGTTACGCCAAGGCGCGCTTTACGACGGCGGCTTTGACGCACCGTCCACAACTCACTCATTTCAGCCCACAAATCCTGCTTTTCTGCGTAGTCTCTGTTCATCTCCCTGCTCCTCACTCCCTACTTGACAGTAATCACCTGGTCCGCCTGCGGCTCGCGCAATCCCAGACGAGAGGTGGCAACTCTCTGTAACTGCCGGGGATTGGTCAACTTACCCAAAGCGACTTCCAGTGTCTTGAATTCGTACTCCTGAGCACGAATATCCTTTTCCAACGTCGACACATCGTATTCACACCGTGTCACTTCCATCCGTAACCAGACATGGAATACTCCGATAACCATGAGAATGGCAATGGCTGCCAGAATCGTCGATACCCTGGGGCGGCTGATGGCAACAGCACTTCTTGGCCAGGTAATATCAATCATGGTTTACTCCTTGTCCGCTTACGTCCAGACGACGAATCGCTCTTAAAACTGCACTACGTGAACGGGGATTCTCCGCAATCTCCGTTTCGCCAGCGCGAACGCCTCGCCGTGTCAACACTTCGACGTCGGCTTTCCTGCCACATGCACACATCGGCAGCCGTGGTGGACACACACACGGTGAAGCACGATGTTTAAAAATATTTTTAACAATCCGGTCTTCGAGCGAATGAAAACTGATCACCGCCAGAACGCCACCGGGCTTTAGCAGATTGATCCCCTGCTCAACCCCTCTGGCAACACTGTCCAACTCATCATTGACCCGAATACGTAACGCCTGAAACACCCGGGTCGCCGGATGAATACGCGCCGGGACATGTCCACCGGGCACACTGTCCTTCACCAGCTCGGCCAATTGCAATGTTGTGGCAATCGGCGCCTTGCGGCGAACCTGATCTATCCGCCTGGCAATTCTTCCAGCCCAACGTTCTTCGCCATATTTTTTAAAAATCAGTGTCAGCTCCTCAACGGATGCACTATTGATAATATCCGCTGCCGTTTCTCCTGCCTGCTGATCCATGCGCATATCCAGGGGCGCATCAGCACGAAATGAAAAACCCCGTTCGGCCTGATCCAGCTGATAGGATGAGACGCCGAGATCCAGCAACATACCATCCAAACCGTCAATGCCCAACTCGTCAACCACACGATCAGCGTCAGCAAAATTGGCGTGACGTAAAATGACGCGATCGCCATAGACGGCCAGTTTTTCAGCTCCGTTGGCCAGAGCATCATGATCGCGATCAAGACCGATCAGCAGTCCATCCGGAGCCGTCGCCTCGAGAATCAGTCGCGAGTGCCCTGCTCCACCTAACGTCCCGTCAAGCACCGTATCTCCAGAATGAAGATCCAGTAAGGCCAGGGTTTCACCCGGCATGACCGACAAATGGACAAATCCGCCGTCTGCCATTAGAAGCCCAGGTCGCCGAGTTCGGCTTTCAGGGTTTCAAGCTGAGCTTCAGATTCCTGCATCTGCTCGTTGAAGCGTGCCTGACTCCACATCTCAATCTTGTTGGCCATGCCAACAACGACAATCTCCTTATCAAACATGGCCAAGCTGCGTAAAGACGGTGGAATCGCAATGCGGCCCTGACGATCAAAAGCGCAGTCAATCGCCGGGCTGATCCGGTTACGGTAAATCAGGTCTTTGGTATCGCCATTGGGCATGGCATCCACCCGAGCCTTGATCTTGGTCCACTCAGAGGTGGGATAGGCGACCAGAGCATCTTTACGCCGGGTCACCACCAACTCTTCATCACCATAGACGTCCGTCAGCAATCCACGCATTTTCGCTGGAATGCTCAAACGTCCTTTCGGATCAATGTTGTTGAAGAATGTCCCGGAGAAACTCATACCGCCCCTTCCATGTCCCTTTTCCACACCTTTTTACACATACAGGGCAAAATATACCCCCTCTCTATAACACTGTCAAGAAATTCAAAGTTTTTTATAAAAAGTTTGACACTCGGTCCTAATGGTTGATTTTTCGAGGAAAACAGTTTGCGTTCGGATGTTGTTTCGGCATGAAATGACGGGATTTCGACAGAAAAAAAGCATAAAAAAACACCACCTGTTTTGGTGGTGTTTCAGCCCATTTATGGCAACCGGTCAAAAGCGACAAGTCACTTTTCTTTCCCGTTGAATTTAGCGGTGTCCAAAC
This is a stretch of genomic DNA from uncultured Desulfuromonas sp.. It encodes these proteins:
- the ftsW gene encoding putative lipid II flippase FtsW, whose protein sequence is MMKREYDNTILILTVALACFGVMMVYSASSMMALKVHDDGFYFLKRQGVFALLGFAALAVTMRIDYHWWRKLAIPMLLVCTLLMAAVFIPGIGAKAGGAYRWIRMPGFSFQPSEAAKLALIFYLAHSATKKEDRLKDFRYGFVPYMVVLLMLISLMLAQRDLGGSATMAAVTGSMLLVAGTRWRYLVSSVIVAMPTLVYFIMQEEYRRKRIMAFWDPWQDPFDTGFQVIQSQMGFGLGGLMGQGLGEGKQKLFYLPEAHTDFIFSIIGEEMGYVTIALIITMYLVVVLLGLRVAYTAPDGFGRLTAFGISILFGMQAFANMGVAMSMLPNKGLALPLISYGGTSLLCTLFSVGVLLNISSQTVRSQS
- the murD gene encoding UDP-N-acetylmuramoyl-L-alanine--D-glutamate ligase, with protein sequence MTTLAGKNIVVVGAGLSGLAVCRHAIDEGAHVVLSDHRASELIRGLENLDPRVQRDFGGHTDKLFLDADLIVVSPGVPLTVPVLAAAIERGTPVWGEVEYAYRQLSAPIIAITGTNGKSTTTELIGAMLRGCGKRVFVGGNIGIPLIEAAGLPLDYIVVELSSFQLEAVERFHAHYALLLNVSVDHLDRYPDMAAYVTAKQAIFSNQTADDVAVLNGEDIEVAAMASAIASQSVLFSSQHVLTQGVSFQQGTIHWRNGNEELHFDSNELQLQGLHNIENVMAALVPVLLEGCDAKLAWQAACRFSGLPHRMVLVRTLDGVRWYNDSKGTNLGSVEKSVGGLQAPVTLIAGGKDKGGDYRDIRPALQGRVTALVLIGQAADLMEQAWGDLCPVYRADSMHQAVDIAHSVTPSPGQVVLSPGCSSFDMFKSFEDRGDRFVEAVMALSEKASV
- the mraY gene encoding phospho-N-acetylmuramoyl-pentapeptide-transferase, with product MLYHLLYPLHSDFSALYVFRFITFRTIYATITALVLSFMLGPWVIERLSSLQIGQTIRKVGPESHFKKEGTPTMGGTLILIAIVLPTLLWADLRNGYVWVALLVTVGYGAIGFIDDYKKVKLKSSDGLSARHKMLGQILVAGLAGYLLFTVTPFQPVLTVPFFKGFQPDIGLFYIPLILLVVVGSGNAVNLTDGLDGLAIGPMISASSAYLLFAYLAGNAKLSAYLQIGGVPGAGELSIMCGAMVGAGLGFLWFNTYPAQVFMGDVGSLSLGGALGIIAIIVKQELVLVIVGGIFVVEALSVIVQVMSFRLLGRRVFRMAPIHHHFELKGWPEPKIIVRFWIISILLALVALSTLKLR
- the murF gene encoding UDP-N-acetylmuramoyl-tripeptide--D-alanyl-D-alanine ligase, whose translation is MNLTSEQVADIVGGRRLAAPTDPEIHGLSTDSRTLQSGDLFVPLKGPNYDGHDYLRQAVEHGAAACLSEEVVGGLPVPVIQVDDTLRALGELAHHLRRGFDGPVLAITGTTGKTSTKEMLASILAQRSQGLKTEGNFNNLIGLPLTLARLEEDHRWMVLELGMSQHGEIARLAQIAEPDVALITNVGAGHLAGVGDIQGVAQAKGELFAGLKKGATAIVNRDDDLICALPIAEGVRVIDFSLEGEAFVRASSINSGQNACFDLHIGEKTVSVEIPLPGRHQVYNALAAAAAASAVGCSPEEIAVGLSCVKMAAGRLEVRGLPQRNTVLDDSYNANPQSMRAALNVLGDWPAQGKKIAVLGDMLELGEVAQSCHEALGRLAAQRADLVLCYGTWAAAVIKGLREEGGQGEICSSHDDIVVRLKQLICEDDCVLVKGSRGMRMEKVVHALLAQDETHKAH
- a CDS encoding UDP-N-acetylmuramoyl-L-alanyl-D-glutamate--2,6-diaminopimelate ligase — encoded protein: MKLSQVIADVASPGNLSADIDITHLAYDSRRVQADTLFFALRGVLVDGHDYVKEAITRGAVAVVVEELQDLPEDIVQVVVEDSRYAMARCAASYYNYPAQDMLVVGVTGTNGKTTMTYLLESILKQAGYTPAVVGTISNRMGDDAVEAEHTTPESLDLQRILADFKARGADALVIEVSSHALMQSRVVGLTFNVGIFTNLTPEHLDYHKNMESYFAAKTRLFKEPEIYGEFTAVVNSDDPYGAKLVRELNEPLSVGMHRGADVRVCDVEQTMQGTIATLETPQGSMTVRSPLVGPFNLENLLCAVGAGLALKLPLDVIEQGLTVARPVPGRLEPVENDLGALIVVDYAHTGDALAKALEAMTALSPQRIITVFGCGGDRDSLKRPAMGEVAGRYSCLTIVTSDNPRTENPQKIIEDIRVGIERICQQLGPDENPHAEDKGYIVIEDRREAIRYAVDQLQPGDLLLIAGKGHEDYQIIGTEKVHFDDREQVRFALAQRAQRESGHESDQ
- a CDS encoding penicillin-binding protein, with translation MSSRKRSLSDKAPRRKSAHPHQEAKAVRRRILLVGGCFVAVYLMLLGRAFYLQVWTAEEWQKRASSQHTKTISLTPQRGAIYDRNGGPLAISLEADSVYVNPTEAKTLLKEQRERLEKNPDPDETVESYDTIAEKLGAILSITPVTIRQKLERDKKFIWIKRRISAKESRLLETVDLPGVHTIKEHVRSYPQGRVAGQVLGFSGADNEGLEGIERRYNGLVAGDGSYLTIQADGGRRGIGSSEQIFKGRQGKDLYLTIDTQLQFIVEKELLAAVKEAEARAGSAVMMDPFSGEILAMASVPDYDPNRFRHSKAFQRRNRVVCDTYEPGSTFKLFLLAAALDTGLISTKETIDCGHGSYKVGGKIIHDHRPMGRLTVNDVLKYSSNIGCAKIAQHLGKDTFYTYLRAFGFGDKTGIDFDGEGSGILRPPQRWFEIDLAAISFGQGLTATALQLVTATSALVNGGELMRPYLVRRIQDERNEVTEERHPTVVRRVVSRDVSLALRKMMMSVTEPDGTGSRAQVPGFEVGGKTGTAQKVDPVTGTYSVDKRVSSFIGFAPAKDPQIVVLVTLDEPQGKAYGGLLAAPVFSRIVEQALRYLHVPTTQPVVGNEATVQAEVPIEVPHVPVFLSEQVDREVGVKAMPDCRGLTARQILELMENSGLNIKIIGEGRVVSQSPPPGAAITAKGATWVHLQSPEQEGGQ
- the rsmH gene encoding 16S rRNA (cytosine(1402)-N(4))-methyltransferase RsmH translates to MADGGFVHLSVMPGETLALLDLHSGDTVLDGTLGGAGHSRLILEATAPDGLLIGLDRDHDALANGAEKLAVYGDRVILRHANFADADRVVDELGIDGLDGMLLDLGVSSYQLDQAERGFSFRADAPLDMRMDQQAGETAADIINSASVEELTLIFKKYGEERWAGRIARRIDQVRRKAPIATTLQLAELVKDSVPGGHVPARIHPATRVFQALRIRVNDELDSVARGVEQGINLLKPGGVLAVISFHSLEDRIVKNIFKHRASPCVCPPRLPMCACGRKADVEVLTRRGVRAGETEIAENPRSRSAVLRAIRRLDVSGQGVNHD
- the mraZ gene encoding division/cell wall cluster transcriptional repressor MraZ, giving the protein MSFSGTFFNNIDPKGRLSIPAKMRGLLTDVYGDEELVVTRRKDALVAYPTSEWTKIKARVDAMPNGDTKDLIYRNRISPAIDCAFDRQGRIAIPPSLRSLAMFDKEIVVVGMANKIEMWSQARFNEQMQESEAQLETLKAELGDLGF